A section of the Dehalobacter sp. DCM genome encodes:
- a CDS encoding YlmC/YmxH family sporulation protein, protein MLLSELSGKEIVNLHDGAKLGLIGDSDIKITAEGKIEAIIIASRSGGGRFFSKNTEREGSLVVIPWKAIKKVGTEVIIVDIDYAQFS, encoded by the coding sequence ATGCTGTTAAGCGAACTGTCCGGTAAAGAAATTGTTAACCTGCACGACGGTGCCAAGCTCGGTTTGATTGGCGATAGCGACATCAAAATCACTGCTGAGGGAAAAATTGAAGCAATCATCATCGCCTCACGTAGTGGCGGGGGCCGGTTCTTCAGTAAGAATACGGAAAGGGAAGGCAGCCTTGTGGTCATCCCCTGGAAGGCTATAAAAAAAGTTGGTACGGAGGTAATCATCGTCGACATCGATTATGCCCAGTTTAGTTAA
- the dapG gene encoding aspartate kinase: MRILVQKYGGTSVATPERRAQVAAKVMEAISQGYSPVVVVSAIGRAGDPYATDTLMKLVSSIYSEVPKREMDLLLSCGEVISGSVMVSTLQGLGIEAVLLTGGQAGIITNNTYGDARIVRVVPENIINQLQEGKVVVITGFQGITEDGQITTLGRGGSDTTACSIGVALDAEAIDIYTDVEGIMTADPRIVEDAKILDVITYNDICNLAHQGSKVIHPRAVEIAMQKNIPLRVKCTFSDAPGTLVTNVQPDLAEGSDMIGDRIITGIAHTPNVTQIKIDIAKEEDKPKTVTKIFKGMALADISVDFISVQPETVLYTVRDEIGNKAINILKNMGFEPVAAPSCAKIALVGGGIADVPGVMANMAEALAESGIEILQSADSHTTIWVLVKKEHMAPAVQALHRKFHLGV; encoded by the coding sequence GTGCGTATATTGGTTCAGAAATACGGCGGGACCTCTGTAGCCACGCCTGAAAGAAGAGCGCAAGTCGCAGCAAAGGTCATGGAAGCAATCAGCCAGGGCTATTCACCGGTCGTGGTTGTTTCAGCAATCGGACGCGCTGGTGATCCGTATGCTACAGATACATTGATGAAGCTGGTTTCCAGTATCTACTCGGAAGTGCCGAAGCGAGAGATGGACTTGTTGTTAAGCTGCGGTGAAGTCATTTCCGGATCCGTCATGGTCAGTACGCTGCAGGGACTCGGGATTGAGGCCGTCTTATTAACAGGCGGACAGGCTGGCATTATCACGAATAATACCTACGGGGATGCCCGAATCGTGCGGGTAGTACCGGAAAATATCATAAATCAGCTGCAAGAAGGAAAAGTGGTGGTAATCACCGGTTTTCAAGGTATAACCGAAGACGGACAGATCACGACCCTCGGCAGAGGTGGCAGTGATACGACGGCGTGCTCCATCGGGGTCGCCCTCGATGCCGAAGCCATCGATATTTATACCGATGTTGAAGGCATCATGACAGCAGATCCCCGGATTGTCGAAGATGCCAAGATCCTCGACGTGATCACGTATAACGATATCTGTAATCTTGCCCATCAGGGGTCCAAAGTCATCCACCCCCGTGCGGTGGAGATCGCCATGCAGAAAAATATTCCCTTACGCGTCAAATGCACATTTTCGGATGCGCCGGGAACCCTGGTCACCAATGTTCAGCCCGACTTAGCGGAGGGATCGGATATGATCGGAGATCGGATCATCACCGGGATCGCGCATACACCCAATGTCACGCAGATTAAAATCGATATCGCGAAGGAAGAAGATAAGCCCAAGACAGTCACCAAAATCTTCAAAGGGATGGCCTTGGCGGATATCAGCGTTGATTTTATCAGTGTTCAGCCTGAAACGGTGCTCTACACAGTCCGAGATGAAATCGGCAATAAAGCAATTAACATTCTGAAAAACATGGGCTTTGAACCAGTAGCCGCACCCAGCTGCGCCAAAATTGCCTTGGTTGGCGGCGGCATCGCCGATGTACCGGGTGTTATGGCCAACATGGCGGAAGCGTTAGCGGAAAGCGGCATCGAGATCCTGCAGTCGGCAGACTCTCATACAACCATATGGGTTCTGGTCAAAAAAGAGCATATGGCGCCTGCTGTCCAAGCCCTGCACCGGAAATTCCATCTCGGAGTCTGA
- a CDS encoding Txe/YoeB family addiction module toxin — protein sequence MNKIFSDFAWEDYTMWLIEDKKVLKKINELLKDIDRNGYEGLGKPEPLRHDLTGYWSRRITEKDRLIYKIENDTIYIIGCKGHYDD from the coding sequence ATGAATAAGATTTTTTCGGATTTTGCATGGGAAGATTATACAATGTGGCTGATAGAGGATAAAAAAGTATTGAAGAAGATTAATGAACTTCTTAAGGACATTGATCGTAATGGTTATGAGGGATTGGGTAAACCAGAACCATTAAGACATGATTTAACTGGCTACTGGAGCAGACGAATAACCGAAAAAGACAGGCTTATCTACAAAATCGAGAATGACACAATCTATATTATTGGCTGCAAAGGTCATTATGACGATTGA
- the dpsA gene encoding dipicolinate synthase subunit DpsA yields MDAVLKGVRLAIIGGDDREIYLIPELQKLGAEIIGLGLEKSPLGNSIAHARSFPDIITQADVLILPMFGTDERGLIKAKYSNSPIVLNNEALESIPPGIPLFIGWARPALINAAQKMKIDLVEMGNRDEIVILNSIPSAEGALQMAIEATNITIHSSQSFVLGLGRCGLTLVNLLKGMSAKVTAVARKPKDIARALEMGVNAISFVELEQEISRAEIIFNTVPALVLDRNMLDNISRDAVIIDIASIPGGTDFEYAQLLGIKAQLAPGLPGIVAPKTAGKILAKVYPPLILQHLASNPQSSAEGGAIQ; encoded by the coding sequence ATGGATGCGGTACTTAAAGGTGTACGCCTGGCCATTATCGGCGGTGATGACAGAGAGATATACCTCATTCCGGAATTACAGAAGCTTGGAGCCGAAATCATCGGGCTTGGTCTAGAAAAATCGCCGCTGGGAAACAGCATCGCGCATGCCCGATCATTTCCGGATATAATCACCCAAGCGGATGTACTTATTTTACCCATGTTTGGGACCGATGAAAGGGGCCTTATTAAGGCGAAATATTCCAATTCACCCATCGTACTTAATAACGAAGCCCTGGAATCGATACCGCCGGGTATACCGTTATTTATTGGGTGGGCGCGTCCGGCTCTGATCAACGCCGCACAGAAGATGAAAATCGATTTGGTGGAAATGGGAAACCGCGATGAAATTGTCATCTTAAACTCCATTCCCTCCGCCGAAGGCGCCCTGCAAATGGCGATTGAAGCGACGAACATTACCATTCACAGCAGTCAAAGTTTTGTTCTGGGGTTAGGCCGCTGCGGTCTGACGCTGGTTAATCTTTTGAAGGGAATGTCCGCCAAGGTAACCGCAGTCGCCCGCAAGCCCAAAGACATTGCCCGTGCCCTGGAAATGGGCGTCAACGCTATTTCTTTTGTTGAATTGGAGCAGGAAATCAGCCGGGCCGAAATCATTTTCAATACCGTGCCGGCGCTTGTCCTGGATAGAAATATGCTTGATAATATTTCTCGGGACGCGGTGATCATTGATATCGCCTCTATTCCGGGAGGAACGGATTTTGAATACGCGCAATTGCTGGGCATCAAAGCACAGCTTGCACCGGGCCTGCCGGGTATCGTCGCCCCGAAAACAGCCGGCAAGATTCTGGCTAAAGTATATCCGCCGTTAATTCTTCAACATCTCGCATCCAATCCTCAGTCTTCAGCGGAAGGGGGTGCGATTCAATGA
- a CDS encoding ribonuclease J — protein sequence MPKEHKLQIIPLGGLGEIGKNMTLIRYDNQMIMIDAGLAFPEDDMPGIDIVIPDYSYVIDNRDILLGIMVTHGHEDHIGALPYLLKDIDAPVYAPTLTIGLIEAKLKESNVSRYKTTVVNPGENIRLGVFRIDFIRVSHSIPDAVGLAIHTPLGVIVHTGDFKLDHTPVTTEILDVFKFAELGQKGVLCLMSDSTNVEKPGFTQSERVVGKMFDEVFFSAKERIILASFASNVHRIQQVITAAFKTNRKVAIVGRSMQNYASIAAELGYLIIPEGTLVDVEEAIQLPTNQVCIITTGSQGEPMSALTRMASGDHKKVEIVPGDTVIISASPIPGNEKSISRTIDQLFKLGANVVYEKEAGVHVSGHASQEELKLMINMVRPEYFVPVHGEYRMQVKHGLLAEQLGIPHKNIFIAENGSIIEFTRNGATVAGRVPSGRILVDGLGVGDVGNIVLRDRKQLSQDGILIVVIGLSRETNSIVAGPDIVTRGFVYVRESESMLEEAKDKIRKTTERCLETGIIEWVTMKNQIKDVLGKHLYEKTKRRPMILPIIQEIK from the coding sequence TTGCCAAAAGAACACAAATTACAGATCATACCGCTAGGTGGATTAGGGGAGATCGGAAAGAACATGACTCTGATCCGGTATGATAATCAGATGATTATGATCGATGCCGGTTTAGCTTTTCCGGAAGATGACATGCCGGGGATCGACATCGTCATTCCCGATTATTCCTATGTTATCGATAACCGGGATATCTTATTAGGTATCATGGTTACCCACGGTCACGAGGACCATATCGGAGCCCTGCCTTATCTTTTAAAAGATATTGACGCACCTGTTTATGCACCGACCCTGACGATCGGACTGATCGAGGCCAAATTGAAAGAGAGCAACGTGTCACGGTATAAGACAACCGTGGTCAATCCCGGTGAGAATATCCGGCTTGGCGTATTTCGCATCGATTTTATCCGGGTTAGCCACAGCATACCGGATGCGGTTGGCCTGGCGATCCATACCCCGTTGGGTGTGATCGTCCATACCGGGGATTTTAAATTGGATCACACCCCGGTCACCACCGAGATTCTCGATGTATTTAAATTCGCGGAGTTGGGCCAGAAAGGCGTCCTTTGCCTCATGTCCGACAGCACGAATGTGGAAAAGCCCGGTTTTACCCAGTCGGAAAGAGTTGTGGGCAAAATGTTTGACGAGGTTTTCTTCTCGGCGAAAGAGCGGATCATCCTGGCAAGCTTTGCATCTAATGTCCATCGGATTCAGCAGGTAATCACCGCGGCATTTAAAACGAACAGAAAAGTAGCCATTGTCGGCAGAAGTATGCAAAATTATGCATCCATCGCGGCGGAATTAGGCTATTTGATCATCCCGGAAGGAACGCTGGTCGATGTGGAGGAAGCCATTCAGCTTCCGACGAACCAAGTTTGTATCATTACTACGGGGAGCCAGGGAGAGCCTATGTCGGCCCTGACCCGGATGGCTTCCGGCGATCATAAAAAAGTGGAAATCGTACCGGGAGACACTGTTATTATTTCGGCTAGTCCGATTCCCGGAAATGAAAAATCCATATCGCGGACGATCGATCAGCTCTTTAAATTGGGGGCGAATGTGGTTTATGAGAAAGAGGCCGGTGTCCACGTATCCGGCCACGCCAGCCAGGAAGAACTCAAGCTGATGATCAATATGGTTCGCCCGGAATATTTTGTACCCGTACACGGCGAATACCGTATGCAGGTCAAACACGGGCTGTTAGCCGAGCAGCTTGGCATACCGCATAAAAATATCTTTATCGCCGAAAACGGCAGTATCATCGAATTTACGCGAAATGGCGCCACTGTCGCCGGCCGCGTCCCGTCGGGGAGGATCCTGGTGGATGGACTGGGTGTCGGCGATGTCGGGAATATTGTCTTAAGAGACAGAAAACAATTATCCCAGGACGGCATATTGATCGTCGTCATCGGTTTAAGCCGGGAGACTAATTCCATCGTTGCCGGCCCGGATATCGTCACCCGGGGCTTTGTCTACGTCAGGGAATCGGAAAGTATGCTGGAAGAAGCGAAAGACAAGATCAGAAAAACAACAGAACGCTGCTTGGAAACGGGAATTATTGAATGGGTCACTATGAAAAATCAAATTAAGGATGTTCTTGGCAAACATCTCTATGAAAAAACAAAGCGAAGACCCATGATTTTGCCCATTATTCAGGAGATAAAATAA
- the dapA gene encoding 4-hydroxy-tetrahydrodipicolinate synthase, with protein MFGSVLTAMVTPFNEKLEIDYAAAAALAKYLAGNGTDGIVVAGTTGESPNLSPEEKLQLFSVVKEAVGDSCKVIAGVGTYSTHESVAITKKVPGHIDGIMAVVPYYSKPSQEGLYAHFKAIAEATELPMMLYNIPGRTVVNLQPSTAARLAEIPNIVSIKEAAGSMDQMTELKGILPASFAIYSGDDSLTLPLLSLGGAGVVSVASHLVGSKIQKMVAAFKAGDISKALEWQLLLYPIFKGMFIATNPVPVKYLLNKAGVNVGGYRLPIVGPTPSEQAFLDELFTKILDLPESV; from the coding sequence ATGTTTGGTAGTGTCCTCACAGCGATGGTGACACCGTTTAATGAAAAGCTGGAAATCGATTATGCGGCGGCGGCTGCATTAGCCAAATATCTGGCCGGAAATGGTACAGACGGTATCGTCGTTGCTGGAACCACAGGGGAATCCCCTAATCTTAGTCCCGAAGAAAAGCTTCAGTTATTTTCTGTTGTTAAAGAAGCGGTGGGTGACTCATGCAAGGTGATTGCCGGTGTGGGTACATATTCAACCCATGAAAGTGTTGCCATAACGAAAAAGGTACCGGGCCATATTGACGGGATTATGGCTGTTGTTCCTTATTACAGCAAACCATCCCAGGAAGGCCTCTATGCCCATTTTAAAGCCATTGCAGAGGCTACAGAGCTTCCTATGATGCTCTATAACATCCCGGGAAGGACGGTGGTTAATCTCCAACCGTCAACCGCAGCGCGACTCGCTGAAATTCCGAATATCGTCAGCATCAAAGAAGCGGCAGGATCCATGGACCAAATGACCGAATTGAAAGGCATACTGCCTGCTTCCTTTGCTATCTACTCCGGTGATGATTCCTTGACCTTGCCCTTATTATCACTGGGAGGGGCGGGCGTTGTCAGCGTGGCTTCCCATCTCGTCGGCAGCAAAATACAGAAAATGGTCGCCGCCTTTAAAGCAGGCGATATAAGCAAAGCACTGGAATGGCAGCTGCTCTTGTATCCGATTTTCAAAGGCATGTTTATCGCGACAAACCCCGTACCCGTAAAGTATTTGCTGAACAAAGCCGGCGTTAACGTGGGCGGCTACCGGCTTCCCATTGTCGGTCCGACACCGTCGGAACAGGCTTTCTTAGATGAGCTTTTCACGAAGATCCTGGATCTTCCGGAGAGCGTTTAA
- a CDS encoding dipicolinate synthase subunit B gives MMLHGLKIGFALTGSHCTLAKVLEVMTTLVDAGAEVTPIISYSVDGVDTRFGTADHWKTRMKEITGKDPLRTITETEPIGPNKLFDCLVIAPCTGNTLAKIANGIIDTPVLMAAKAHLRNHLPLVVAVSTNDGLGVNAKNIGALLSTKNIYLVPFGQDDPLKKANSLVACMDKIPDTILQACEGKQIQPVLVEYPF, from the coding sequence ATGATGTTGCACGGTTTAAAAATCGGATTTGCCCTAACCGGCTCCCATTGTACCCTGGCCAAGGTTCTGGAGGTAATGACAACCCTCGTTGACGCAGGGGCGGAAGTCACACCGATCATTTCTTATAGTGTGGATGGTGTCGACACGCGTTTTGGCACGGCCGACCACTGGAAAACACGCATGAAGGAGATCACCGGAAAAGATCCGCTCCGGACCATAACGGAAACAGAACCCATTGGGCCTAACAAGTTATTTGATTGTCTGGTTATCGCTCCCTGTACCGGAAACACACTGGCCAAAATAGCCAACGGCATTATCGATACGCCGGTCCTGATGGCAGCAAAAGCCCATTTACGGAATCATTTACCTCTGGTCGTCGCCGTTTCGACCAATGATGGCCTGGGTGTCAACGCCAAAAACATCGGCGCGTTGCTTTCAACCAAAAATATTTACCTGGTCCCTTTCGGTCAGGACGATCCGTTAAAAAAAGCGAACTCCCTTGTCGCTTGTATGGATAAAATCCCGGATACGATCCTCCAGGCATGTGAAGGAAAACAAATCCAGCCGGTATTGGTGGAATACCCATTTTAA
- a CDS encoding L-lactate MFS transporter: MNTTARGWSVTLAGTGINLALGVLYTWSVFAAALIEQYHWTKTAASVPYMLACAVFALMMVPGGYLQDRFGPRIIASAGGIFAGLGLILSSLTHSLSMLMLTFGLLAGIGIGLGYASATPAAVKWFPPGKKGFISGIVVAGFGLASLYIAPLTNFLLKRFGIENTFRLEGILFLVTIILLAQVLAVPRVGDQPDSKEPDNVRRLVPVNSLSSNNIPWRNMLKRQEFYLLWLMYAAGASAGLMIIGQLSSIAKTQAGITWGYAMVALLAIFNASGRVAAGWLSDKIGRAGSMRLFFLLQAINMLLFTHYDSAMLVAIGAAAAGLGYGALLSLFPSATYDYFGTKNAGVNYGFVFTAWGVGGVFGPLMAGRIADATNSYSLAFMISFALCILAFVLTFFLKKTGYSLGISNIPSQR, from the coding sequence ATGAACACAACAGCACGCGGTTGGTCAGTCACTCTGGCCGGAACCGGCATTAACCTGGCGCTTGGCGTACTTTACACCTGGAGTGTTTTCGCCGCTGCGCTGATCGAGCAGTATCACTGGACAAAAACGGCTGCCTCCGTTCCCTATATGCTGGCCTGTGCCGTATTTGCCCTGATGATGGTCCCGGGGGGATACTTGCAGGACCGGTTTGGTCCGCGCATCATCGCTTCTGCCGGTGGTATCTTCGCCGGTTTGGGCCTCATCCTCAGCAGTTTAACCCATTCGCTGAGTATGCTCATGCTCACCTTTGGCCTGCTGGCCGGGATCGGGATTGGACTGGGCTACGCGTCGGCAACCCCCGCTGCCGTCAAATGGTTTCCACCCGGCAAAAAGGGCTTCATTTCCGGTATTGTCGTTGCCGGCTTTGGTCTGGCCTCCCTGTATATTGCGCCGCTAACCAACTTTCTGCTCAAACGGTTTGGCATAGAAAACACCTTCCGGTTGGAAGGCATCCTGTTTCTTGTCACTATTATCCTGCTTGCGCAAGTCCTGGCCGTACCGCGGGTTGGCGATCAGCCGGACAGCAAGGAACCGGACAATGTCCGGCGGTTGGTTCCTGTAAATTCTCTCTCATCCAATAATATTCCTTGGCGGAACATGCTCAAGCGGCAGGAATTTTATCTTCTGTGGCTGATGTACGCAGCCGGGGCCAGTGCCGGACTGATGATCATCGGTCAGCTGTCTTCCATTGCCAAAACTCAGGCGGGGATAACCTGGGGTTATGCCATGGTTGCGCTTCTTGCCATATTTAATGCCTCAGGCCGCGTGGCTGCCGGATGGCTTTCGGACAAAATCGGCCGGGCCGGATCTATGCGTTTGTTTTTCCTGCTTCAGGCGATCAATATGCTGTTATTCACGCACTATGATTCCGCCATGTTGGTTGCCATCGGCGCGGCGGCTGCCGGTTTGGGATATGGCGCGTTACTTTCGCTTTTTCCATCAGCTACCTACGATTACTTCGGCACCAAAAACGCCGGGGTCAATTATGGCTTCGTATTTACCGCATGGGGAGTCGGCGGTGTCTTCGGCCCGTTAATGGCCGGCAGAATCGCTGACGCTACCAACAGCTACTCCCTGGCGTTTATGATTTCCTTCGCTCTGTGTATCCTGGCCTTCGTCCTGACTTTCTTCTTAAAAAAAACCGGGTATTCGTTGGGTATCTCTAATATCCCCAGTCAAAGATAA
- the dapB gene encoding 4-hydroxy-tetrahydrodipicolinate reductase — translation MNRIRVYVAGACGKVGMETVRTILTQNDMELVGVSDIRNQGEDIGTILGQAPVNIGISGPLEIERLKELRTDILVDFTNPQSVFLNAKLAIKADVVPVIGATGLDEQEISELEELAKENSVGVFIAPNFALGAILMMKFAMETAKYFPNVDIVEYHHDQKLDAPSGTALKTVEMISKNRKPMLQGHPNEYEKIPGARGGDMDGIHVHSIRLPGLIAHQEVIFGGYGQTLTIRHDALTRETYMPGVLLAIRKARNLKGLLVGLEHFLD, via the coding sequence TTGAATAGAATTCGTGTATATGTCGCAGGGGCCTGTGGCAAGGTGGGTATGGAAACGGTCAGAACCATTCTTACCCAGAATGATATGGAGCTCGTCGGGGTCTCCGATATCCGAAATCAGGGTGAAGACATAGGAACCATCCTGGGCCAGGCTCCGGTCAACATCGGAATATCCGGCCCATTGGAAATAGAACGCTTAAAAGAACTCCGGACGGATATCCTCGTTGACTTTACGAATCCCCAGTCGGTCTTTTTAAACGCCAAGCTGGCGATCAAAGCCGACGTCGTGCCTGTGATCGGAGCCACCGGTCTTGATGAACAAGAAATCAGCGAGCTGGAAGAATTAGCGAAAGAAAACAGTGTCGGCGTGTTTATTGCGCCTAACTTTGCCCTTGGCGCGATTCTCATGATGAAATTTGCCATGGAAACGGCAAAATACTTTCCCAATGTGGACATCGTCGAATATCACCATGACCAGAAACTCGACGCGCCGTCCGGGACGGCACTCAAGACCGTCGAAATGATATCCAAAAACCGCAAACCGATGCTGCAGGGGCATCCCAATGAGTATGAGAAAATCCCCGGTGCCCGGGGTGGGGATATGGACGGGATTCATGTTCACTCCATAAGACTTCCCGGTCTCATCGCGCATCAGGAAGTGATCTTCGGCGGCTACGGACAAACATTGACGATCCGGCACGATGCGTTGACCCGTGAAACCTATATGCCGGGTGTCTTGCTCGCCATCCGTAAGGCTCGCAATCTCAAGGGCCTGCTCGTTGGGCTGGAGCATTTTCTGGACTAG
- a CDS encoding aspartate-semialdehyde dehydrogenase, with product MPNIAIVGATGAVGQEFLKILAERQFPVEELRLLATKRSSGSLINWQGREYEVQETTYDSFKGIDIALFAGGSASTEYAPAAVQSGAVVIDNSSAYRLDSKVPLVVPEVNPEDVTWHQGIIANPNCSTIIMAVALKPLEDLSRIKRIVVSTYQAVSGAGKEGIAELEDQVRTWCQGETITQYNTFPYQIAFNLIPRIDVFQDGDYTKEEWKMVKETQKIFHRDDLRVTATCVRVPVFRSHCESINIETENKLTLEQVKTALAKATGVILKDDPSQDIYPMPKDSSDRDEVIVGRIREDFTIENGLNLWIAGDQIRKGAATNAIQIAELLL from the coding sequence ATGCCGAATATCGCAATAGTCGGTGCTACCGGTGCAGTAGGTCAGGAATTCCTGAAGATTCTAGCTGAACGTCAATTTCCTGTTGAAGAGCTTCGCTTGCTGGCAACCAAGCGGTCAAGCGGTTCCCTGATCAACTGGCAGGGAAGAGAGTATGAAGTACAGGAAACAACATATGATAGTTTTAAAGGCATAGATATCGCTTTATTTGCGGGCGGATCTGCCAGCACGGAATACGCGCCGGCCGCAGTACAGAGTGGTGCTGTTGTTATCGACAACAGCAGCGCGTACCGTCTGGACAGTAAGGTGCCCTTAGTCGTGCCGGAGGTCAATCCGGAGGACGTCACCTGGCATCAGGGGATCATCGCCAACCCGAACTGTTCCACCATTATTATGGCGGTGGCCTTGAAACCGTTGGAAGACCTGTCCCGGATCAAGCGGATTGTGGTCTCAACCTACCAGGCTGTTTCGGGTGCCGGCAAAGAAGGCATCGCCGAGCTGGAAGATCAGGTCCGGACGTGGTGTCAAGGGGAGACGATCACCCAATATAACACCTTCCCGTATCAAATCGCGTTTAATCTAATCCCTCGGATCGACGTCTTTCAAGATGGTGACTATACCAAAGAAGAATGGAAAATGGTCAAAGAGACTCAGAAAATATTTCACAGGGACGACCTGCGCGTTACCGCAACCTGCGTGCGTGTTCCGGTATTCCGTTCCCACTGTGAATCCATCAATATAGAGACAGAGAACAAACTGACTCTGGAACAGGTAAAGACAGCATTGGCCAAGGCGACAGGCGTTATCCTCAAGGATGATCCATCTCAGGATATTTATCCCATGCCAAAGGACAGTTCCGATCGGGATGAGGTCATCGTCGGGCGTATTCGTGAGGATTTTACCATTGAGAATGGGCTAAACCTGTGGATAGCCGGTGACCAAATTCGAAAAGGTGCGGCAACAAATGCCATACAAATAGCCGAACTGCTGTTATAA
- a CDS encoding zinc dependent phospholipase C family protein, translating into MWITSHRYLAKKIYHYIRDKYGFDLRLDLLQYGSIIPDIQWRYMKNNHYYEIGYVDWLQEIGQLFKDHRYKDIGQFSQKLGIILHYTADYHTYAHINEELKKNKRKHLLYELKLHQALLQYDYRVDENQYRCGNVHSLMQKLGHEYSLTKPSLENDIQFIYTASIAITNLIVEAVLVPAVNAV; encoded by the coding sequence ATGTGGATTACATCACACCGGTATTTAGCTAAAAAAATCTATCATTATATCCGGGATAAGTATGGCTTTGATTTAAGACTCGATTTGCTGCAGTATGGCAGCATCATACCCGACATTCAATGGCGGTATATGAAAAATAACCATTATTACGAGATAGGGTATGTCGACTGGCTGCAAGAGATTGGACAGCTTTTTAAAGATCACAGGTATAAGGACATCGGACAATTTAGCCAAAAATTAGGAATTATTCTTCATTATACAGCGGATTATCATACGTATGCTCATATTAATGAAGAATTAAAGAAAAACAAAAGAAAGCATCTTTTGTATGAGCTTAAGCTGCACCAGGCACTCCTGCAATATGACTACCGTGTGGACGAAAACCAGTATCGCTGCGGCAATGTCCATTCCCTAATGCAGAAGCTTGGGCATGAATATTCCTTAACGAAACCAAGTCTGGAAAACGATATACAATTTATCTATACAGCATCAATAGCCATAACCAATCTTATAGTAGAAGCTGTCCTTGTACCCGCTGTAAACGCTGTATAG
- a CDS encoding type II toxin-antitoxin system Phd/YefM family antitoxin, producing the protein MLAVNYSTIRNKLKDYCDKVTDDYETVIITRKDEKNVVLISLEEYNNIMENLFVMSNKKNYDRLVESRKQIERNSSVTKSMQELEDMEK; encoded by the coding sequence ATGTTAGCAGTAAATTACTCAACAATTCGTAATAAGTTAAAAGACTATTGCGATAAAGTAACCGATGATTATGAAACTGTCATTATTACTAGAAAAGACGAAAAGAATGTTGTCCTTATCAGTCTGGAAGAATATAACAATATAATGGAAAATCTATTTGTCATGAGTAATAAGAAGAATTACGACAGGCTCGTTGAAAGCCGTAAGCAAATTGAACGGAATTCATCGGTTACTAAGTCCATGCAAGAGCTAGAGGACATGGAAAAATGA